The sequence GAACTGGCGGAAGGACGTCGACACCAACCTCACCGCCACGTTCTTCGCCTGCCAGGCCGCCGTCTTCCCGCACATGCGCGACCAGCGGTACGGCCGGATCGTGAACATCGCGTCCGTGTCCGGCAAGATCGGCGGCATCGGCCCCGTACAGCGGGACGCCGCGGGCGGCCGGTCCGGTCCCGCCTACGCCGCATCCAAGGCCGGCGTCATCAACCTCACCCGGTGGATCGCCCGCGAGATCGGGCAGTGGGGCATCACGTGCAATGCCGTAGCGCCAGGGCCGATCGCCACCGAGATGACCGAAGGACACAGCTATGGGCTGGACGACATGCCCATCCCGCGCATGGGCACGCCCACCGAGGTCGCCGACGCGGTCGCGTACC is a genomic window of Streptosporangiales bacterium containing:
- a CDS encoding SDR family oxidoreductase, producing MTKAADPAAAAVVTGASRGIGKAIARRLAEDGYRMVLVDVLDDVREVAAELVDATAYVTDVRDDHALRQVMAAASPLEVLVNCAGSCHRTSFAEMTPENWRKDVDTNLTATFFACQAAVFPHMRDQRYGRIVNIASVSGKIGGIGPVQRDAAGGRSGPAYAASKAGVINLTRWIAREIGQWGITCNAVAPGPIATEMTEGHSYGLDDMPIPRMGTPTEVADAVAYLAARERGYTTGACLHVDGGLVRA